A stretch of Rhizobium glycinendophyticum DNA encodes these proteins:
- a CDS encoding peptide ABC transporter substrate-binding protein — translation MTIQTRRLLGTALLLGSLLTGASQALAEAVLHRGNAGEPQTLDYAHISIDIEGFVVRDMFEGLTIFNAKGEVVPGSAESWTISDDNLTYTFKIRDNANWSDGTPVTAEDFVFSMRRLEDPKTAAEYAGILYPVKNAEKVNKGELPVDQLGIKAVDAKTVEITLERPTPFFLQLLAHYTALPISKANFEKFGDQFVKPGNMVSNGAFKLEAHVPNDTLTVVKNDKYWDAANVKLDKVIFYPIDDDAASVRRFEAKEMDLVYNFSADQIKRLRETYNDQVHVTPSLATYYYVFDNREPPYNDVNVRRALSMAVDRDFLAQEIYAGAQLPAYNLVPPGMPGYGDGPVPDFASMSQIDREDKAVELMKAAGYGEGGKPLNIEIRYNTNANHERVATAVADMWKNTFGAKVSLVNLDVASHYAYLQEGGKFNVARAAWSADYGDPENFLALNVSTNTTFNYGKYKSEEYDSLMKQSYEEQDPAKRMEILKKAEEVLNTDQPIAPFMNSANLWLVSSRVSGWEDNAVNEHLSKFLSVSE, via the coding sequence ACTCCTTGGCACAGCCCTGCTGCTCGGATCGCTGCTGACCGGCGCAAGCCAGGCGCTCGCCGAAGCCGTCCTGCATCGCGGCAATGCTGGCGAGCCGCAGACGCTTGATTACGCCCATATCTCGATCGACATCGAAGGCTTCGTCGTCCGCGACATGTTCGAAGGCCTGACCATCTTCAACGCCAAGGGTGAAGTGGTTCCGGGGTCTGCCGAAAGCTGGACGATTTCCGATGACAACCTGACCTACACGTTCAAGATCCGCGACAACGCCAACTGGTCAGACGGAACACCGGTGACAGCCGAAGACTTCGTCTTCTCGATGCGTCGCCTGGAAGATCCGAAGACAGCTGCCGAATACGCCGGCATTCTCTATCCGGTGAAGAACGCCGAAAAGGTGAACAAGGGCGAACTCCCGGTCGACCAGCTCGGCATCAAGGCCGTCGACGCCAAGACCGTGGAGATCACGCTCGAGCGTCCAACCCCCTTCTTCCTGCAGCTTCTCGCGCACTACACCGCGTTGCCGATCAGCAAGGCAAACTTCGAAAAGTTCGGCGACCAGTTCGTCAAGCCGGGCAACATGGTGTCCAACGGCGCCTTCAAGCTTGAAGCACACGTGCCGAACGATACGCTCACCGTCGTGAAGAACGACAAGTACTGGGATGCCGCCAACGTCAAGCTCGACAAGGTCATCTTCTATCCGATCGATGACGATGCCGCATCCGTGCGTCGCTTCGAGGCCAAGGAAATGGACCTCGTCTACAACTTCTCCGCAGACCAGATCAAACGCCTGCGCGAAACCTATAACGACCAGGTCCACGTAACCCCGTCGCTCGCCACCTACTATTACGTCTTCGACAACCGCGAGCCGCCTTACAACGACGTCAACGTCCGCCGCGCGCTCTCCATGGCCGTCGACCGCGACTTCCTCGCCCAGGAAATCTATGCCGGCGCCCAGCTTCCGGCCTACAACCTCGTGCCCCCGGGCATGCCGGGCTATGGCGACGGTCCGGTTCCGGACTTCGCCTCGATGTCGCAGATCGACCGCGAAGACAAGGCCGTCGAGCTGATGAAGGCCGCCGGCTACGGTGAAGGCGGCAAGCCGCTCAACATCGAGATCCGCTACAACACCAATGCCAACCACGAGCGCGTCGCAACCGCCGTCGCCGACATGTGGAAGAACACCTTCGGCGCCAAGGTGTCGCTGGTGAACCTCGACGTCGCCTCGCACTACGCCTACCTGCAGGAAGGCGGCAAGTTCAACGTGGCCCGCGCCGCATGGTCGGCCGACTACGGCGATCCGGAAAACTTCCTGGCGCTGAACGTCAGCACGAATACCACGTTCAACTACGGCAAGTACAAGAGCGAAGAATACGACTCGCTGATGAAGCAGTCTTATGAGGAGCAGGATCCGGCCAAGCGCATGGAAATCCTGAAGAAGGCTGAAGAGGTCCTGAACACCGACCAGCCGATCGCCCCCTTCATGAACTCCGCCAACCTGTGGCTGGTCTCCTCGCGCGTCTCCGGCTGGGAAGACAATGCGGTGAACGAGCACCTGTCCAAGTTCCTCAGCGTTTCCGAATAA
- a CDS encoding MFS transporter: MTDCSALASTPTRSSDAHTSVGSGLSATAILLIEIALAAGGFGIGTGEFVIMGLLPEVATTYGVSVPQAGHVISSYALGVVLGAPIIAALGAKLPRKTLLLILMGIFALGNFASALAPGFLSFTVLRFITGLPHGAYFGVAALVASSMAPPHRRVRAVGRVMLGLTIATLVGTPIATFLGQLMDWRAAFLLVAAIGALTVALIAIYLPKDRVVEGASMLRELSAFGRVQVWLSMAVAAVGFGGMFAIFSYIAKTVTDTAGMPASMVAVVLALFGIGMNVGNIVGSRLADYSLNGTIGGMLAFNVALMAVFSLTAHHPVMLCICVFLTGCGFAACPAVQTRIMDVAAEAKTLAAATIHSAFNLANALGAWLGGIVIAAGYGYGATGYVGSALSALGLVVFAISVALEKKSLAD, encoded by the coding sequence ATGACCGATTGTTCCGCACTCGCCAGCACGCCCACGCGCTCATCCGATGCCCATACCTCCGTTGGCTCTGGTCTCAGCGCCACGGCGATCCTTTTGATCGAAATCGCGCTCGCCGCCGGTGGTTTCGGCATCGGCACCGGTGAATTCGTCATCATGGGGCTGCTGCCGGAAGTCGCGACGACCTACGGCGTCAGCGTGCCCCAGGCCGGACATGTCATCTCCTCTTACGCGCTGGGTGTCGTGCTCGGCGCCCCCATCATTGCGGCGCTCGGCGCCAAGCTGCCGCGCAAGACGCTGCTTCTGATCCTGATGGGCATCTTCGCGCTCGGTAACTTCGCAAGCGCCTTGGCACCTGGCTTCCTGAGCTTCACCGTCCTGCGCTTCATCACCGGCCTGCCGCACGGCGCCTATTTCGGTGTCGCGGCGCTTGTTGCCTCGTCCATGGCGCCGCCGCATCGGCGCGTGCGCGCCGTCGGGCGCGTCATGCTCGGTCTGACCATCGCCACCCTCGTGGGCACACCGATCGCGACCTTCCTCGGACAGTTGATGGACTGGCGCGCCGCCTTCCTGCTGGTGGCGGCCATCGGGGCGCTGACCGTCGCGCTCATCGCCATCTACCTGCCCAAGGACAGAGTGGTCGAAGGCGCCAGCATGCTGCGCGAACTGTCCGCCTTCGGCCGGGTGCAGGTGTGGCTGTCCATGGCTGTCGCCGCAGTCGGCTTCGGCGGCATGTTCGCAATCTTCAGCTACATCGCCAAGACGGTGACGGACACCGCCGGCATGCCCGCGAGCATGGTCGCCGTGGTGCTGGCGCTTTTCGGCATCGGCATGAATGTCGGCAACATCGTCGGCAGCCGTTTGGCGGACTACTCGCTGAACGGCACGATCGGCGGCATGCTCGCCTTCAACGTCGCGCTGATGGCAGTCTTTTCGCTCACCGCACACCACCCGGTCATGTTGTGCATCTGCGTCTTCCTCACCGGCTGCGGCTTTGCCGCCTGCCCGGCCGTGCAGACGCGCATCATGGATGTGGCGGCGGAGGCAAAGACACTGGCCGCAGCCACCATCCACTCCGCCTTCAACCTCGCCAATGCGCTCGGTGCCTGGCTCGGCGGCATCGTGATCGCGGCGGGATACGGCTATGGCGCAACCGGTTACGTCGGCTCGGCACTCTCGGCCCTCGGCCTTGTCGTCTTTGCGATATCGGTCGCGCTGGAAAAGAAGTCCCTGGCCGACTGA
- the oppB gene encoding oligopeptide ABC transporter permease OppB gives MISFVLRRLMSAVPTVFVVVTISFFLMRFAPGGPFSLERPLPPQTMANVMETYKLNDPLWSQYLHYLGNAFKGDFGPSFIYKDNTVAELIGKALPYSVELGLYAILIALIGGVILGTIAALRQNSALDFGLMAFATIGVTVPNFVVGPVLTLIFAVMLSWLPAGGWGSGGFQNLILPMTALALPQLAVFARLTRGSMIEALNGDHIRTARAYGLPPRVVVITHALRGAMLPVVSYLAPCAAALLTGSAVVESIFTIPGVGRYFVLGALNRDYPLVMGTVILVAVFVIFFNLLVDIAYGLLDPRVRND, from the coding sequence ATGATCTCATTCGTCCTGCGCCGGCTCATGAGCGCCGTGCCCACCGTGTTCGTCGTCGTGACGATCTCGTTCTTCCTGATGCGCTTCGCGCCTGGTGGTCCGTTCAGTCTCGAACGTCCGCTCCCGCCGCAGACCATGGCCAATGTCATGGAAACGTACAAGCTCAACGACCCGCTCTGGAGCCAGTACCTGCATTATCTCGGCAATGCATTTAAGGGCGATTTCGGCCCGAGCTTCATCTACAAGGACAACACGGTCGCCGAACTCATCGGCAAGGCCCTGCCCTATTCCGTCGAGCTCGGCCTCTATGCGATCCTGATCGCGCTCATCGGTGGCGTCATTCTCGGCACGATCGCAGCGCTTCGCCAGAACAGTGCACTGGACTTCGGCCTGATGGCCTTCGCGACCATCGGCGTCACCGTGCCGAACTTCGTCGTCGGCCCGGTGCTCACCCTCATTTTCGCCGTCATGCTCTCCTGGCTGCCGGCCGGGGGCTGGGGCAGTGGCGGCTTCCAGAACCTGATCCTGCCGATGACGGCACTGGCCCTGCCGCAGCTTGCGGTCTTTGCGCGCCTGACGCGCGGCTCGATGATCGAAGCACTGAACGGCGATCATATCCGCACGGCACGCGCCTATGGCCTGCCGCCGCGCGTCGTGGTCATCACGCACGCCCTGCGCGGCGCCATGCTGCCGGTCGTTTCCTATCTCGCGCCCTGCGCTGCAGCCCTGCTCACCGGCTCGGCCGTCGTCGAAAGCATCTTCACCATTCCCGGTGTCGGCCGTTATTTCGTGCTCGGCGCGCTCAACCGCGATTATCCCCTCGTCATGGGCACCGTCATTCTCGTCGCGGTGTTCGTGATCTTCTTCAACCTGCTGGTCGACATCGCCTACGGCCTGCTTGATCCGAGGGTCCGCAATGACTGA
- a CDS encoding ABC transporter ATP-binding protein → MRSTRRIADMDTHDMTPVLTVNDLKVTFQTPDGTVEAVKGISFDVKKGETLAIVGESGSGKSQTMMGIMGLLAKNGSVTGEALYGGTNLVGQPLSTLNTVRGSKITMIFQEPMTSLDPLYRIGRQIAEPLIHHRGLSKKAARARVLELLKLVGIPDPERRIDSYPHEMSGGQRQRVMIAMALANEPDVLIADEPTTALDVTIQAQILTLLADLQKRFGMAIVLITHDLGVVKHVADRVAVMRKGEIVEQGTRDEIFGNAQHDYTKMLLAAEPTGTKAPPPENAPMVLEGRNVIVDFDIGGGGLFGKARTFRAVDQVSIRLRQGQTIGIVGESGSGKSTLGRALLKLLQADGAFRFGTNDISGLDRAGMRPFRKQMQLVFQDPYGSLSPRQTVGEIITEGLYVHEPQLSRAERDQRAIAALKEVGLDPTARNRYPHEFSGGQRQRIAIARSIILKPKVVILDEPTSALDRSVQRQVIELLRDLQDRYGLSYVFISHDLSVIRAMSDHVVVMKNGKIVEQGDTEAIFDHPAEDYTKALIAAAFTH, encoded by the coding sequence ATGCGCTCGACCCGAAGGATCGCTGACATGGACACACATGACATGACACCGGTTCTCACCGTCAACGACCTCAAGGTCACCTTCCAAACGCCCGACGGCACCGTCGAAGCGGTCAAGGGCATCAGCTTCGACGTGAAGAAGGGCGAGACACTCGCCATCGTCGGCGAGAGCGGCTCGGGTAAGAGCCAGACGATGATGGGCATCATGGGCCTGCTCGCCAAGAACGGCAGCGTCACCGGCGAGGCCCTCTATGGCGGGACCAACCTCGTCGGCCAGCCGCTCTCGACGCTCAACACGGTCCGCGGCTCGAAGATCACCATGATCTTTCAGGAGCCGATGACCTCGCTCGATCCGCTCTACCGGATCGGCCGCCAGATCGCCGAGCCGCTGATCCATCATCGCGGCCTGAGCAAGAAGGCGGCCCGCGCCCGCGTTCTGGAGCTGTTGAAACTCGTCGGCATTCCGGACCCGGAACGCCGCATCGACAGCTACCCGCATGAAATGTCCGGCGGCCAGCGCCAGCGCGTGATGATCGCCATGGCCTTGGCGAACGAGCCCGACGTGCTGATCGCCGACGAGCCGACGACGGCGCTCGACGTCACCATCCAGGCGCAGATCCTGACCCTGCTCGCCGATCTGCAGAAGCGCTTCGGCATGGCGATCGTGCTGATCACCCATGACCTCGGCGTGGTCAAACACGTTGCCGACCGGGTCGCGGTCATGCGCAAGGGTGAGATCGTCGAACAGGGGACGCGCGACGAGATCTTCGGCAATGCGCAGCACGACTACACCAAGATGCTGCTGGCCGCCGAGCCGACCGGCACGAAGGCGCCGCCGCCTGAAAATGCGCCCATGGTGCTGGAAGGCCGCAACGTCATCGTCGATTTCGACATCGGCGGTGGCGGGCTGTTCGGCAAGGCACGCACCTTCCGTGCCGTCGATCAGGTCAGCATTCGCCTTCGCCAGGGCCAGACCATCGGCATCGTCGGGGAATCCGGTTCGGGCAAGTCGACGCTCGGTCGCGCTCTGCTCAAGCTTCTGCAGGCCGATGGAGCCTTCCGTTTCGGCACGAACGACATCTCGGGCCTCGACAGGGCCGGCATGCGGCCCTTCCGCAAGCAGATGCAGCTCGTCTTCCAGGATCCCTATGGTTCGCTCTCGCCGCGCCAGACGGTGGGCGAGATCATCACCGAAGGGCTCTACGTCCATGAGCCGCAACTCTCCCGCGCCGAACGCGACCAGCGGGCGATCGCGGCCCTCAAGGAAGTCGGCCTCGATCCGACGGCGCGCAACCGCTATCCGCACGAGTTCTCCGGCGGCCAGCGGCAGCGCATCGCGATCGCCCGCTCGATCATCCTGAAGCCCAAGGTGGTCATCCTCGACGAGCCGACCTCGGCCCTCGACCGCTCGGTGCAGCGTCAGGTGATCGAATTGCTGCGCGACCTGCAGGACCGCTACGGCCTGTCCTATGTCTTCATCAGCCACGACCTCTCGGTCATCCGGGCGATGTCCGATCATGTGGTGGTGATGAAGAACGGCAAGATCGTCGAGCAGGGCGATACCGAGGCGATCTTCGACCATCCGGCGGAAGACTATACCAAGGCGCTGATCGCCGCCGCCTTCACCCACTGA
- a CDS encoding ABC transporter permease codes for MTDTTVTQGLAPAEIAGRSLTQLAMLRFKRNKAAMGGCVMLVLIVLFSFAGPFFVPHTYDQVFASYVTVPPSLEPRPDPESLQEVAEGIAKRARVELKSLEVADGTFTAVLTAAKPIDPRTIRYFDRTNEFKETTIQETSADGLSVTVTGKVDQVTFPFGTDTNGRDLLVRVMLGGQISIAVGLAASLVSLGIGVIYGATSGYLGGRIDNVMMRFVEILYSLPFVFLVVVLVVFFGRSVVLIFVVIGAVQWLEMARIVRGQTLSLKRREFVGAAEALGLTDWQIIRRHIIPNTIGPVIVFVTVVVPQVILTESFLSFLGLGVQAPLASWGTLISEGTKNMQSAPWLLIFPAIFFVATLFALNFVGDGLRDALDPKDR; via the coding sequence ATGACTGATACAACCGTCACCCAGGGCTTGGCCCCCGCCGAAATCGCCGGTCGCAGCCTGACCCAGCTCGCCATGCTGCGCTTCAAGCGCAACAAAGCCGCCATGGGCGGCTGCGTCATGCTGGTTCTGATCGTCCTCTTCTCCTTCGCCGGGCCGTTCTTCGTGCCGCATACCTACGACCAGGTCTTCGCGTCCTATGTTACCGTGCCTCCGAGCCTCGAGCCGCGTCCCGATCCGGAATCGCTGCAGGAAGTCGCCGAAGGCATCGCCAAGCGCGCCCGTGTCGAGCTCAAGAGCCTGGAGGTTGCGGACGGCACCTTCACCGCTGTGCTGACCGCCGCAAAGCCGATCGATCCGCGCACGATCCGCTATTTCGACCGCACCAACGAGTTCAAGGAAACCACCATCCAGGAGACCAGCGCCGACGGGTTATCGGTGACCGTCACCGGCAAGGTCGATCAGGTCACCTTCCCGTTCGGCACCGATACCAATGGCCGTGACCTGCTCGTCCGCGTCATGCTCGGCGGGCAGATCTCGATTGCCGTGGGTTTGGCCGCCAGTCTCGTCTCGCTTGGCATCGGCGTCATTTATGGCGCGACCTCGGGCTATCTCGGCGGCCGCATCGACAATGTCATGATGCGTTTCGTCGAGATCCTCTATTCGCTGCCCTTCGTCTTCCTCGTCGTCGTGCTGGTCGTCTTCTTCGGGCGGTCGGTGGTGCTGATCTTCGTCGTGATCGGGGCGGTGCAATGGCTGGAAATGGCCCGCATCGTACGCGGCCAGACGCTGTCTCTGAAGCGCCGCGAATTCGTTGGGGCGGCGGAAGCGCTTGGCCTCACCGACTGGCAGATCATTCGCCGGCACATCATCCCGAACACGATCGGCCCCGTCATCGTCTTCGTCACCGTCGTCGTGCCGCAGGTCATCCTGACGGAAAGCTTCCTGTCCTTCCTCGGCCTCGGCGTCCAGGCGCCGCTTGCGAGCTGGGGCACGCTGATCTCGGAGGGCACGAAGAACATGCAAAGCGCACCATGGCTGCTGATCTTCCCGGCGATCTTCTTCGTCGCGACGCTGTTTGCCCTCAACTTCGTCGGCGACGGCTTGCGCGATGCGCTCGACCCGAAGGATCGCTGA
- a CDS encoding diacylglycerol/lipid kinase family protein, producing MKIKAVLNRDGGTFKTTDMQVYCASATEAFAKQGHELECAIVAGDEIVEALQKAVETAGVDAVVAGGGDGTISAAAGIAWKAGLPLGVIPAGTMNLFSRSLKLPLDIWKVLDVLAAGEVASVDIATANGRPFVHQFSAGLHARMVRMRNQMNFASRIGKIRASTSAAFGVMLDPPRFEVIFDIDGDGRSDERPVSAISVSNNPLGNNSLFFADRVDTGQLGVYLADPLEPTGVGKLAFDILRGRFKENEAVTASTARTVHLHFPRHRKGAACVLDGELLRMPADVELKIHPGELKVLAPPPQPAA from the coding sequence ATGAAGATCAAGGCGGTACTCAATCGCGACGGTGGCACCTTCAAGACCACCGACATGCAGGTCTATTGCGCCAGCGCCACCGAGGCCTTTGCCAAGCAGGGGCATGAGCTCGAGTGCGCGATCGTGGCCGGCGACGAGATCGTCGAGGCGCTGCAGAAGGCGGTCGAGACCGCAGGCGTCGATGCGGTGGTCGCCGGTGGCGGTGACGGCACGATTTCGGCCGCGGCCGGCATCGCCTGGAAAGCCGGCTTGCCGCTCGGCGTCATCCCGGCCGGCACGATGAACCTCTTCTCCCGCTCGCTGAAACTGCCGCTAGACATCTGGAAGGTGCTCGATGTGCTGGCCGCAGGCGAGGTGGCCTCGGTCGACATCGCCACGGCCAACGGCCGCCCCTTCGTCCACCAGTTCTCCGCAGGCCTGCATGCCCGCATGGTGCGCATGCGCAACCAGATGAACTTCGCCTCGCGCATCGGCAAGATCCGGGCGAGCACCAGTGCCGCTTTCGGCGTGATGCTCGATCCACCGCGTTTCGAGGTGATCTTCGACATCGACGGCGATGGTCGCAGCGACGAGCGCCCGGTCTCTGCGATCTCGGTCTCGAACAATCCGCTCGGCAACAACTCGCTGTTCTTCGCCGATCGGGTCGATACCGGTCAGCTTGGCGTCTACCTGGCCGACCCCTTGGAACCGACGGGCGTCGGCAAGCTCGCCTTCGACATCCTGCGGGGCAGGTTCAAGGAGAACGAGGCGGTGACCGCCTCGACCGCCCGGACGGTCCATCTGCATTTCCCCAGGCACCGCAAGGGCGCGGCCTGCGTGCTCGATGGCGAGCTTTTGCGCATGCCGGCCGATGTCGAGCTGAAGATCCATCCGGGTGAACTGAAGGTGCTGGCGCCACCGCCGCAGCCTGCCGCCTGA